A single genomic interval of Odontesthes bonariensis isolate fOdoBon6 chromosome 3, fOdoBon6.hap1, whole genome shotgun sequence harbors:
- the p4htmb gene encoding transmembrane prolyl 4-hydroxylase isoform X1 has product MTDNQEAADAADQTPSGSSTLPLRPRCERLSGPKSSVCSRSYFVVVMVFFHVYIINVIALLFYVHYSSGQEDASRSSDAPSSGHQRPESRRPPSKPEFARDVALTRIEGIRVGHVQKVSLVPGKVHEMRTLSLKPLLFEIPGFLSDDECRVVMQLAQLKGLMESQLMVQDGQEELAKELNLSPDEIFNLLDINQDGQLQLHEILTHSRVRDGIWLTPENLREIYAGLKADKDDNGLLSLEEFRLLSNDAFQRFLLQRGVKRSQLVRNSRHTWLYQGKGAHQVLQDIKERVTSLTRLPPALVDLSEPLQVVRYDEGGHYHAHHDSGPVYPETACTHTRLAANTSTPFETSCRYITVLFYLNSVDGGGETAFPVADNRTYDEVSLIQNEVDLLDTRRNCDKSNLRVKPSKGTAVFWYNYLSDGRGWVGEQDEYALHGGCVVTHGTKWVANKWINIDPDYQRQARYQQLVSQLSEDEDDEGLTLNTEIQNPSIHQDL; this is encoded by the exons ATGACTGACAACCAGGAAGCCGCAGATGCTGCGGACCAGACTCCGTCCGGGAGCTCGACCTTGCCGCTCCGGCCTCGCTGCGAGCGTCTCTCCGGCCCCAAGAGCAGCGTGTGCTCCCGCTCCTACTTCGTGGTAGTTATGGTGTTTTTCCATGTGTACATCATCAACGTTATAGCGCTATTGTTTTACGTGCACTACAGCAGCGGGCAGGAGGATGCCAGCCGGAGTAGTGACGCTCCCAGCAGTGGCCACCAGCGCCCCGAGTCGCGACGTCCGCCATCAAAACCCGAGTTTGCGCGTGATGTTGCCCTGACAAGAATCGAGGGAATAAGG GTGGGACATGTCCAGAAGGTGTCACTGGTGCCGGGCAAAGTGCACGAGATGCGCACTCTGAGCCTGAAGCCTCTGCTGTTTG AGATTCCTGGGTTTCTGTCAGACGATGAGTGTCGTGTGGTGATGCAGCTGGCACAGCTGAAGGGCCTCATGGAGAGCCAACTGATGGTGCAAGATGGTCAAGAGGAGCTGGCCAAGGAGCTCAACCTCAGCCCGGATGAGATCTTTAATCTCCTTGATATCAACCAGGATGGACAATTGCAGCTTCATGAG ATACTGACTCATTCTCGAGTGAGGGACGGCATTTGGCTCACTCCAGAAAATCTGCGAGAAATCTATGCCGGGTTAAAAGCTGACAAGGATGATAATG GTTTGCTGAGTCTAGAGGAGTTCAGGCTTCTCAGCAATGACGCCTTCCAGCGGTTTCTGCTGCAGCGAGGGGTGAAAAGAAGTCAGCTGGTGCGGAACAGCAGGCACACCTGGCTCTACCAGGGCAAAGGAGCACACCAGGTCCTCCAAGACATCAAAGAGAG GGTGACTAGCCTCACTCGGCTCCCGCCTGCATTAGTAGACCTCAGTGAGCCTCTTCAGGTGGTTCGCTATGATGAGGGGGGGCACTACCACGCCCACCACGACAGCGGGCCTGTCTACCCGGAAACAgcgtgcacgcacacacgcctCGCGGCCAATACCTCCACTCCTTTTGAGACGTCTTGCAG GTACATCACTGTTCTCTTCTACCTGAACTCTGTTGATGGGGGCGGGGAGACCGCATTCCCTGTGGCAGACAACAGGACCTATGATGAAGTG TCTCTAATACAGAATGAAGTGGATCTTCTGGACACCAGAAGAAACTGTGACAAGAGTAACCTCAGAGTGAAGCCTTCCAAAGGGACGGCTGTTTTTTGGTACAACTACCTATCCGATGGAAGGG GTTGGGTGGGAGAGCAGGATGAATATGCTCTACATGGGGGCTGTGTGGTCACCCACGGCACTAAATGGGTTGCCAATAAATGGATCAACATTGATCCGGATTACCAGCGGCAGGCTCGCTACCAGCAGTTGGTGTCACAGCTGTCAGAAGATGAGGACGATGAAGGTCTGACTctaaacacagaaatacagaatcCCAGTATCCATCAAGACTTATAG
- the p4htmb gene encoding transmembrane prolyl 4-hydroxylase isoform X2 — protein sequence MLRTRLRPGARPCRSGLAASVSPAPRAASGQEDASRSSDAPSSGHQRPESRRPPSKPEFARDVALTRIEGIRVGHVQKVSLVPGKVHEMRTLSLKPLLFEIPGFLSDDECRVVMQLAQLKGLMESQLMVQDGQEELAKELNLSPDEIFNLLDINQDGQLQLHEILTHSRVRDGIWLTPENLREIYAGLKADKDDNGLLSLEEFRLLSNDAFQRFLLQRGVKRSQLVRNSRHTWLYQGKGAHQVLQDIKERVTSLTRLPPALVDLSEPLQVVRYDEGGHYHAHHDSGPVYPETACTHTRLAANTSTPFETSCRYITVLFYLNSVDGGGETAFPVADNRTYDEVSLIQNEVDLLDTRRNCDKSNLRVKPSKGTAVFWYNYLSDGRGWVGEQDEYALHGGCVVTHGTKWVANKWINIDPDYQRQARYQQLVSQLSEDEDDEGLTLNTEIQNPSIHQDL from the exons ATGCTGCGGACCAGACTCCGTCCGGGAGCTCGACCTTGCCGCTCCGGCCTCGCTGCGAGCGTCTCTCCGGCCCCAAGAGCAGC CAGCGGGCAGGAGGATGCCAGCCGGAGTAGTGACGCTCCCAGCAGTGGCCACCAGCGCCCCGAGTCGCGACGTCCGCCATCAAAACCCGAGTTTGCGCGTGATGTTGCCCTGACAAGAATCGAGGGAATAAGG GTGGGACATGTCCAGAAGGTGTCACTGGTGCCGGGCAAAGTGCACGAGATGCGCACTCTGAGCCTGAAGCCTCTGCTGTTTG AGATTCCTGGGTTTCTGTCAGACGATGAGTGTCGTGTGGTGATGCAGCTGGCACAGCTGAAGGGCCTCATGGAGAGCCAACTGATGGTGCAAGATGGTCAAGAGGAGCTGGCCAAGGAGCTCAACCTCAGCCCGGATGAGATCTTTAATCTCCTTGATATCAACCAGGATGGACAATTGCAGCTTCATGAG ATACTGACTCATTCTCGAGTGAGGGACGGCATTTGGCTCACTCCAGAAAATCTGCGAGAAATCTATGCCGGGTTAAAAGCTGACAAGGATGATAATG GTTTGCTGAGTCTAGAGGAGTTCAGGCTTCTCAGCAATGACGCCTTCCAGCGGTTTCTGCTGCAGCGAGGGGTGAAAAGAAGTCAGCTGGTGCGGAACAGCAGGCACACCTGGCTCTACCAGGGCAAAGGAGCACACCAGGTCCTCCAAGACATCAAAGAGAG GGTGACTAGCCTCACTCGGCTCCCGCCTGCATTAGTAGACCTCAGTGAGCCTCTTCAGGTGGTTCGCTATGATGAGGGGGGGCACTACCACGCCCACCACGACAGCGGGCCTGTCTACCCGGAAACAgcgtgcacgcacacacgcctCGCGGCCAATACCTCCACTCCTTTTGAGACGTCTTGCAG GTACATCACTGTTCTCTTCTACCTGAACTCTGTTGATGGGGGCGGGGAGACCGCATTCCCTGTGGCAGACAACAGGACCTATGATGAAGTG TCTCTAATACAGAATGAAGTGGATCTTCTGGACACCAGAAGAAACTGTGACAAGAGTAACCTCAGAGTGAAGCCTTCCAAAGGGACGGCTGTTTTTTGGTACAACTACCTATCCGATGGAAGGG GTTGGGTGGGAGAGCAGGATGAATATGCTCTACATGGGGGCTGTGTGGTCACCCACGGCACTAAATGGGTTGCCAATAAATGGATCAACATTGATCCGGATTACCAGCGGCAGGCTCGCTACCAGCAGTTGGTGTCACAGCTGTCAGAAGATGAGGACGATGAAGGTCTGACTctaaacacagaaatacagaatcCCAGTATCCATCAAGACTTATAG
- the slc26a6l1 gene encoding solute carrier family 26 member 6, like 1 yields MDSRHRFGKYRVEREVLDEERLEEVTQRKAYSDIHRPLTEQLKDSFRCTVPKLKRSVMSSFPVLYWLPKYSVWDYGMPDLVSGISVGIMHLPQGMAYALLASVPPVFGLYSSLYPTLIYFFFGTSRHISIGTFTVLSIMVGSVTERLAPDGDFLKTNGTNITAEVDITARDSYRVQVAVATTVLGGLIQVLLGVVKFGFVGTYLSEPLVRAYTTAAAAHAVVAQLKYIFGVSPTRFSGPLSLVYTLVDVCSLLPRTHLPTLVVSSVTILFLIAAKELNSFLSAKLPVPVPVELITIVAGTLLSTYTYLNSNHTVLVVGEIPSGLSSPTLPNVSLFGEVIGDAFALAIVGYAISISLGKTFALKHGYKVDSNQELVALGLSNAVGGFFQCFSVCSSMSRSLIQETTGGKTQMAGVASSLIVLVTILKLGTLFHELPKAILASIVIVNLKGMFKQYSDIVTLWRSSKIDLVVWVVTWVSTVLLNLDLGLAASITFALFTVIFRTQMPTYSVLGNVPGTELYVDIEAHGEAKEIPGITIFRSSATVYFANAELYLEALKEKSGLDISKMIIYKRRQEAKQRRRERRVERRAKRHAKRERQAQLSVSQEFSVEEEDGCWRDTCVDGTVTEKEEHGCTERENGTVFVIPTSPRTPDGHSRWEYLKGGDPDCNSLGWMSELQDGDTTTLGSNSEDTLSRDLERVSLGSLGKWTWDIHSIILDLTAANFIDTVAIKTMKNIFQDFSEIDVDIYIAGCQAPVVEQLQHGDFFSETTTKRHLFASVHDAVLHCLNHRGATSFPRYDPTVDLHSSTKF; encoded by the exons ATGGACTCAAGGCACAGATTTGGAAAGTACAGGGTGGAGAGGGAAGTGCTGGATGAGGAGAGACTGGAAGAGGTAACACAGAGAAAAGCATACTCAGACATCCACCGACCTCTAACTGAACAGCTTAAAGACTCTTTCAG ATGTACGGTGCCTAAGCTGAAGAGAAGTGTGATGAGCAGCTTTCCTGTGCTGTACTGGCTGCCCAAGTACTCAGTGTGGGACTACGGCATGCCGGACCTGGTTTCTGGGATTAGTGTGGGCATAATGCACCTGCCACAAG GTATGGCCTATGCACTGCTGGCCTCCGTACCTCCTGTATTTGGGCTATACTCATCTCTTTATCCCACATTGATCTACTTCTTTTTCGGGACGTCACGACACATTTCTATTG GTACATTCACTGTGCTCAGCATCATGGTGGGTAGCGTGACAGAGAGACTTGCTCCTGATGGGGATTTCCTCAAAACCAATGGGACCAACATCACAGCAGAGGTCGACATAACTGCCCGGGATTCCTACAGGGTGCAGGTGGCAGTTGCGACTACTGTCCTTGGAGGCCTTATACAG GTGCTATTGGGTGTGGTAAAGTTTGGCTTTGTGGGAACTTACTTGTCTGAGCCTCTGGTGCGTGCCTACacaacagctgcagcagcacatgCTGTGGTGGCACAACTCAAGTACATTTTTGGAGTTTCCCCCACACGATTTAGTGGCCCGCTGTCACTGGTTTAT actctggtggatGTTTGCTCCTTGCTGCCGCGCACTCATCTTCCCACTCTGGTGGTCAGCAGTGTGACGATATTATTTCTAATTGCAGCCAAAGAGCTCAACTCGTTCCTCAGTGCGAAGCTGCCGGTGCCCGTCCCGGTGGAGCTCATCACA ATTGTGGCAGGGACACTGTTATCAACCTATACCTACTTGAACAGTAACCACACTGTTTTAGTTGTTGGAGAAATTCCAAGTGG TCTAAGTTCTCCCACTTTGCCAAATGTGAGTCTTTTTGGAGAAGTTATTGGTGATGCTTTTGCTCTGGCCATTGTTGGATATGCCATATCTATTTCGCTTGGAAAAACATTTGCATTGAAACATGGTTACAAGGTGgacagtaaccag GAGCTTGTGGCACTTGGTCTCAGTAATGCAGTGGGAGGGTTTTTCcagtgtttttctgtctgcTCCTCCATGTCTCGAAGTCTCATCCAAGAGACCACTGGAGGTAAAACTCAA ATGGCCGGAGTGGCCTCATCTCTAATTGTGCTGGTGACCATACTGAAACTAGGAACGCTTTTCCATGAACTGCCAAAG GCCATCCTTGCATCGATTGTGATTGTAAATTTGAAAGGCATGTTCAAGCAGTACTCTGACATTGTTACACTCTGGAGGAGCAGCAAGATTGATCTG GTGGTGTGGGTGGTCACTTGGGTGTCAACAGTGCTACTCAATCTAGATCTGGGTCTGGCAGCATCCATCACCTTTGCTCTATTCACAGTTATCTTCAGGACTCAAAT GCCGACGTACTCTGTTCTGGGAAATGTTCCAGGTACAGAACTCTATGTGGATATAGAGGCGCACGGagag GCGAAAGAGATTCCAGGCATTACCATATTCCGCTCGTCGGCTACAGTTTATTTCGCCAACGCTGAGCTGTACCTCGAGGCCTTGAAGGAAAAA agtgGGCTTGACATTAGTAAAATGATCATCTATAAGAGGAGGCAGGAAGCCAAACAGAGAAGACGAGAAAGGAGGGTTGAAAGACGAGCAAAGAGGCATGCCAAAAGAGAG AGACAGGCACAGCTGTCTGTATCACAAGAGTTCTCAGTGGAGGAAGAGGATGGCTGCTGGAGGGACACATGTGTAGACGGGACTGTCACAGAGAAAGAGGAGCATGGCTGTACCGAGAGAGAGAACGGGACAGTATTTGTCATCCCAACCAGTCCCCGAACGCCTGATGGTCATTCCAGATGGGAGTACCTGAAAGGAGGAGATCCAGACTGTAACAGCCTGGGGTGGATGTCCGAGCTGCAGGATGGAGACACCACCACTCTGGGCTCCAACAGTGAGGACACACTGAGCCGTGACCTAGAGCGGGTCTCTCTTGGATCCCTGGGGAAATGGACCTGGGACATTCATTCCATCATACTTGACCTCACTGCAGCGAACTTTATTGACACAGTGGCCATAAAGACTATGAAAAAT ATTTTCCAGGACTTCAGTGAGATTGATGTGGATATCTACATTGCCGGCTGTCAAG CGCCTGTGGTGGAGCAATTACAGCACGGTGACTTCTTCTctgaaacaaccacaaagaggcATCTGTTTGCTTCTGTTCATGACGCTGTGCTCCATTGTCTCAACCATCGTGGAGCTACATCATTCCCCAGATACGACCCAACAGTG GATCTGCACAGCAGCACGAAATTTTAA
- the kbtbd12 gene encoding kelch repeat and BTB domain-containing protein 12 has translation MDLTAKHGLVLLDQLRKMREVEHLTDVVLVAEGISFPCHRVVLSAFSPYFRVMFTCGLRECNSREIFLRDTPADSLALLLNYMYCSDLPLTNANVQGISIAAFLLQMDDVFMRCQQHMTENMDASNCLGVYYFARDLGAEELSDHAQRFLRQYFVQVCQNEEVLELEAHQLGKLLSSDDLNVSREETILDVVLRWVKHCSLMEGEIRSRHLPELLRKVRLPLINPDYLREAMKRNTALLADAECLEILNEALEATAMHPSAAPRKLKLRYGMETTDLLLCVGNDGGGIRSRYGSYTERSFCYAPSTGRTYYITSPRYGEALGYVCAGVVTEKNDIIVAGEASARRMARQKDMKVEIHRYKVEAQGSWERLTSAEYRDSYALGSLGDTLYLLGGQMRLKNDFLITNCVERWSLQGGPWRSAAPLPMPLAYHSVVTMKDRLYAIGGRTPQSYRMDDEPDRLSNRLLEYDPNTNKWTELGPMKYSKYRCSAVVLNGEIFVIGGIGCEGMDRGQSRRCLDAVEIYNPDGDYWRDGPPLPCPQLSLRTNASNAGVVGGKIYVCGYYKGADRHDDIMKDILELDPWDNRWTVVVRRALMHDNYDVCLVANLNPRGLVSPPADLVKL, from the exons ATGGATCTTACTGCCAAACATGGGCTAGTGCTGCTCGATCAGCTGAGGAAGATGAGGGAGGTTGAGCATCTGACAGACGTGGTGCTGGTTGCTGAGGGCATCAGCTTTCCCTGCCACAGGGTCGTTCTCTCCGCCTTTAGTCCATACTTCCGAGTCATGTTCACATGTGGTCTGCGCGAGTGCAACAGCAGAGAGATATTCCTGCGAGACACCCCCGCAGACAGCCTGGCCCTCCTCTTAAACTACATGTACTGCTCAGATCTTCCTCTCACTAACGCCAACGTGCAAGGCATCTCTATTGCAGCTTTTCTCCTGCAGATGGATGACGTCTTCATGCGCTGTCAGCAGCACATGACTGAGAACATGGATGCCTCCAACTGCCTTGGTGTGTACTATTTCGCCCGTGACCTCGGTGCAGAGGAACTGTCAGACCATGCTCAGCGCTTCCTGAGGCAGTACTTTGTTCAGGTCTGCCAGAATGAGGAGGTCCTGGAGCTGGAGGCCCATCAGCTTGGAAAGCTCCTGAGTTCTGATGACCTGAATGTGTCGCGAGAAGAAACTATCCTGGATGTGGTTCTTCGCTGGGTCAAACATTGCTCTCTGATGGAGGGAGAAATACGTAGCAGGCATCTTCCAGAGCTCCTGAGGAAGGTCCGTCTGCCACTGATAAACCCTGACTACTTAAGAGAGGCAATGAAGAGAAACACTGCACTGCTGGCTGATGCTGAATGTCTAGAGATACTTAATGAAGCTCTGGAGGCCACAGCAATGCATCCCTCAGCTGCACCACGCAAACTCAAGCTGCGGTATGGCATGGAAACCACAGATCTTCTGCTCTGCGTTGGGAATGACGGCGGTGGAATCAGGTCAAGGTATGGCAGCTATACAGAGCGCAGCTTTTGCTATGCCCCATCAACAGGCCGGACCTACTACATCACTTCCCCTCGCTACGGAGAGGCTCTGGGGTATGTCTGTGCTGGGGTTGTGACTGAGAAGAATGACATTATCGTAGCAGGAGAGGCAAGTGCACGCAGAATGGCCCGACAGAAAGACATGAAGGTTGAGATTCACAG GTATAAAGTGGAAGCCCAGGGGAGCTGGGAGCGCCTGACGTCAGCAGAGTACCGTGACTCCTACGCTCTGGGCTCGCTGGGTGACACTCTGTACCTCTTGGGTGGGCAGATGAGGCTGAAGAACGATTTTCTCATCACAAACTGTGTGGAGCGATGGTCTCTGCAGGGGGGACCTTGGCGGAGTGCAGCACCCCTGCCGATGCCTTTGGCCTATCACAGTGTGGTCACAATGAAAGACCGCCTTTATGCGATAGGTGGTCGCACCCCACAG TCATACCGCATGGATGATGAGCCTGACCGTCTTAGTAACCGCCTTCTGGAGTATGatccaaacacaaacaaatggaCAGAGCTTGGTCCCATGAAGTACTCAAAGTACCGCTGCAGTGCTGTGGTGCTCAACGGGGAAATTTTCGTGATAG GAGGTATTGGATGTGAGGGAATGGACCGTGGACAGTCACGTCGCTGTCTGGATGCTGTAGAGATCTACAACCCAGATGGAGATTACTGGAGGGATGGACCTCCTCTCCCATGTCCCCAGCTCTCACTGCGTACCAATGCCTCCAACGCCGGAGTGGTGGGAGGAAAGATTTATGTCTGTGGATATTACAAGGGAGCAG ATCGTCATGATGACATAATGAAGGACATTTTGGAGCTGGATCCATGGGACAACCGGTGGACAGTGGTGGTCCGGCGTGCACTGATGCACGACAACTATGATGTCTGCTTAGTGGCAAATCTCAACCCGCGGGGACTCGTATCCCCACCTGCAGACTTAGTCAAACTGTGA